CAAGGAATTTGAAAACATACTTTTACACAGCTAAAGGTATTGTGAAAGCTGTTGACAACGTGTCCTTCGAGCTTTACAAGGGGGAGGCCTTAGGGATTGCCGGGGAATCTGGGTGTGGGAAGAGCACACTAGCCTACTCCTTGATGAGACTTGTACCGCCCCCGGGCAAACTAGTTTCCGGGGAAATAATTTTCCAGGGCAGGGATATCACCAAGCTTAGTGAGGAGGAGTTCAGGAGAGAGGTTCGGTGGAAAGGGATTTCAATGGTTTTCCAGGGTGCGATGAACGCTTTGAACCCTGTCTACAACATAGGTGACCAGCTCGCTGAGGTGTTAATGCTTCATCAAAACTACACTAAGAAGGAGGCCCTGGAAACAGCCAAGAAACTGCTGGAAATGGTTGGTATCGAACCCAGGAGGATCAAAAGCTACCCGCACGAGCTAAGCGGTGGTATGAAGCAGAGAGTTGTAATAGCGATGGCCCTTGCCTTAATGCCTCCACTAGTCATAGCTGACGAGCCAACCACAGCTTTAGACGTGGTTGTTCAGGCCCAGGTAATGAATCTCTTGAAGCGTTTAAGACGGGAGCTTGGATTATCGGTAATACTGATCTCTCACGACTTAAGCTTGATAGCTGAAATAGCTGATAAAATTGCTATAATGTATGGCGGCAAGATCGTTGAGTACGGGACTTCCGAACAGATTTACAATAATCCGCAACACCCATACACCAAGGGATTGTTGAACAGTATTCCGAGACTTCACGGTGAAATCAAGGATTTAACATGGATTCCCGGAGTGCCGCCAGACCTGATTAATCCCCCTCCGGGTTGCAGGTTTGAACCAAGGTGTCCATTCGCCCATGAAAGATGCAAGGAGGAGCCTCCAGTTGTTGAAGTAGAGCCTGGACACAAGGTTGCATGTTGGTTGTATGTTCAGAGGTGATCTGGATGAGCGAGGAGCATGTCTATCAACCAGAAGTAACCAGTGAGACAATATTGTTTGCGCGAAACTTGAAAATGTACTTCCCGGTTAGGAGAACATTCATAGACGTGTTGAAGAAAAGTCCAAAGCTGACCTTAAAAGCAGTTGACGGGGTATCGTTCGATGTTAAATACGGGGAAGTCTTCACTCTTGCAGGAGAGTCAGGTTGTGGTAAGACTACAACTGGGAAGCTAGTGATAAGGCTTCACACGCCGACCGAGGGCATCGTTGGGTATAGGGTGTCGAAGGAGATTGCTGAAGAACTAGGACCAATTGTCGAAAAGGCGAAGGTCAGCGAGTACGGGCACGTCAACATTGGAGCTATCCCGCTTAAAAGCTACAAGCCGATTAGAAAGGAAATTCAAATGATATGGCAGGACCCATACGGTAGCTTGAACCCTAGGAGGACAATATATGAGATTCTTGAAGAACCCTTAGCAATCCACGATATAGGTGTGAGCAAAGAAGACAGGTACGATATCGTGGCGAAGGCTCTTGAAGCAGTGAAGCTAACTCCCCCAGAAGACTTCATGGAGAGATACCCGCACATGCTCTCTGGCGGGCAAAGACAGCGTGTCGTTATCGCGAGAGCGCTGATTCTCAACCCTAAGTTCTTGGTTGCCGACGAACCTGTCTCGATGCTTGATGTATCCATTCGTGCTGAAATACTTCAGTTAATGATGGAGTTGAAGAACAAGCTCGGGTTGACATACCTGTTCATAACTCACGACCTCGCTGTTGCAAGATATATTTCCAATAGGCTCGCTATAATGTATCTAGGCAAAATCGTTGAGCTCGGGGATGCGAGAAGGGTTATCG
This region of Thermosphaera aggregans genomic DNA includes:
- a CDS encoding ABC transporter ATP-binding protein, coding for MPEVLLEARNLKTYFYTAKGIVKAVDNVSFELYKGEALGIAGESGCGKSTLAYSLMRLVPPPGKLVSGEIIFQGRDITKLSEEEFRREVRWKGISMVFQGAMNALNPVYNIGDQLAEVLMLHQNYTKKEALETAKKLLEMVGIEPRRIKSYPHELSGGMKQRVVIAMALALMPPLVIADEPTTALDVVVQAQVMNLLKRLRRELGLSVILISHDLSLIAEIADKIAIMYGGKIVEYGTSEQIYNNPQHPYTKGLLNSIPRLHGEIKDLTWIPGVPPDLINPPPGCRFEPRCPFAHERCKEEPPVVEVEPGHKVACWLYVQR
- a CDS encoding ABC transporter ATP-binding protein, coding for MSEEHVYQPEVTSETILFARNLKMYFPVRRTFIDVLKKSPKLTLKAVDGVSFDVKYGEVFTLAGESGCGKTTTGKLVIRLHTPTEGIVGYRVSKEIAEELGPIVEKAKVSEYGHVNIGAIPLKSYKPIRKEIQMIWQDPYGSLNPRRTIYEILEEPLAIHDIGVSKEDRYDIVAKALEAVKLTPPEDFMERYPHMLSGGQRQRVVIARALILNPKFLVADEPVSMLDVSIRAEILQLMMELKNKLGLTYLFITHDLAVARYISNRLAIMYLGKIVELGDARRVIENPYHPYTKALIEAIPEADPTRRLSIREIPIKGEVPSPINVPPGCRFHPRCVALDEHPEIRDLCTKKEPPLIEVEKGHYVACWLYARR